In a genomic window of Gammaproteobacteria bacterium:
- the dinG gene encoding ATP-dependent DNA helicase DinG gives MQLSLDVNLLNQCLNKIANSLPGFKKRPTQWHMIKAVYATLMNSEAHKPQADENGVMPSRRGESILVVEGPTGTGKSLAYLLPAVIAAKSLGKHLVVSSATVMLQEQLAYKDIPFLAQHAGLDITYAIAKGRGRYACTYKLYQHTSHATQSDFLGHDSELPPWDRKPTPQEIATLQHLAGMLHDKSWIGDRDTLTQPVPDLLWSRITNDRHGCTKRECPHFKDCPFYNARAQLETADMVIANHDLLLADLSMGGGVILPVPEDTFYCIDEAHHLADKAIKQFGASHALQGTLLWLEKLGTTVAKVEAALKESHASVKVATHAETIALTLQELSVALKALPALQPKELNIPVIYRCHQGILPKGFEEFCHILLPAMKSMLSTLNLLQETLRRRKAKVEGLADEALFDRLAVDLGFFITRVENLTAVWTLLAMHIPPEYPPIAKWIAAQWVNRGAEIEYVLSASPVSSAGVLSERLWKVAAGAILTSATLRSLGSFDKLLRDTGLSHYPQTRTIALESPFNLTEQGILNIPHMQHDPKQPDAHTREVILLLQELLKPLPGEGTLVLFTSKKQMQEVIAALPQPIVALLLVQGSQSKEALISAHFARIKANSASILFGLASFAEGLDLPGKACTHLIITKLPFAVPDDPVSQTLAEWTELRGGNAFADLTLPETSVRLIQAVGRLIRSETDYGRVSILDTRLVTMPYGRQLRKALPPFKTIIYGKEQELLM, from the coding sequence ATGCAACTCTCTTTAGATGTAAATTTACTCAATCAATGCTTGAATAAAATCGCCAATAGTTTGCCTGGTTTTAAAAAGCGTCCTACACAGTGGCACATGATTAAGGCAGTTTATGCGACATTGATGAATAGTGAAGCGCATAAACCGCAAGCAGACGAAAATGGTGTCATGCCGTCAAGGCGTGGTGAATCTATTTTGGTGGTAGAAGGGCCAACTGGTACCGGTAAAAGCTTAGCGTATCTATTACCTGCCGTGATTGCAGCCAAGTCACTGGGTAAACATTTGGTTGTATCCAGCGCTACCGTCATGTTGCAAGAACAACTGGCCTACAAAGATATTCCATTTTTGGCGCAGCATGCCGGATTAGATATTACCTATGCGATCGCCAAAGGACGTGGACGTTATGCCTGTACTTATAAACTTTATCAACATACCAGTCATGCTACTCAGTCGGATTTTTTGGGGCATGATTCAGAACTGCCCCCCTGGGATAGAAAACCCACACCGCAAGAAATAGCAACCTTACAACATCTAGCCGGAATGCTGCATGATAAAAGTTGGATAGGTGATCGTGACACTTTGACACAACCAGTGCCTGACTTGTTATGGTCACGTATCACCAATGATAGACATGGTTGCACCAAGCGCGAATGTCCGCACTTCAAAGACTGCCCTTTTTATAACGCTAGAGCGCAGTTGGAAACGGCAGATATGGTGATTGCCAATCATGATTTGCTATTGGCGGATTTAAGCATGGGTGGCGGTGTAATTTTGCCGGTGCCAGAAGATACGTTTTATTGCATTGATGAAGCGCATCATTTAGCGGATAAAGCCATTAAACAGTTTGGCGCTTCTCATGCTTTGCAGGGCACGCTGTTGTGGTTAGAAAAATTAGGTACTACGGTGGCTAAAGTAGAAGCAGCGCTCAAAGAATCCCATGCCAGTGTTAAAGTTGCCACGCATGCAGAGACGATTGCTTTGACCTTGCAGGAGTTAAGCGTGGCATTAAAAGCTTTACCAGCATTGCAGCCTAAAGAGCTTAATATCCCCGTCATATACCGTTGTCATCAGGGAATTTTGCCTAAAGGTTTTGAAGAATTCTGCCACATTTTACTTCCGGCCATGAAATCGATGTTAAGCACTTTAAATTTGTTGCAGGAAACTTTGCGCCGTAGAAAAGCTAAAGTGGAAGGCCTTGCAGACGAAGCCTTATTTGACCGGTTGGCAGTTGATCTGGGATTTTTTATCACGCGTGTGGAAAATTTAACTGCAGTTTGGACTTTATTGGCGATGCACATTCCCCCAGAATACCCGCCTATTGCGAAGTGGATTGCCGCACAGTGGGTTAATCGGGGCGCTGAGATAGAGTATGTATTGTCTGCTTCTCCTGTCAGTTCTGCCGGTGTATTGTCAGAACGGTTATGGAAAGTGGCTGCTGGCGCCATATTAACCTCTGCCACACTGCGTTCTTTAGGGTCTTTTGATAAATTACTTCGCGATACGGGATTAAGTCATTATCCACAAACCCGCACCATTGCGCTGGAATCACCTTTCAATTTGACCGAGCAAGGCATTTTAAATATTCCGCACATGCAACATGATCCCAAGCAGCCGGATGCGCATACCAGGGAAGTAATTCTATTGTTGCAGGAGTTATTAAAACCGCTGCCAGGTGAGGGTACGTTGGTGTTATTTACTTCTAAAAAACAAATGCAGGAAGTGATTGCAGCGCTGCCGCAACCCATTGTTGCATTATTATTAGTGCAGGGCAGTCAATCAAAAGAAGCGTTAATCAGTGCGCATTTTGCGCGCATAAAGGCGAATTCCGCCAGCATTTTATTTGGTCTTGCCTCTTTTGCCGAAGGGTTGGATTTGCCTGGAAAAGCCTGCACACATTTAATTATCACGAAACTGCCGTTTGCAGTACCGGATGATCCGGTAAGCCAGACTTTGGCGGAATGGACTGAATTGCGCGGGGGCAATGCTTTTGCCGATCTGACTTTGCCGGAAACCAGTGTGCGCCTGATTCAAGCTGTTGGACGCTTGATTCGCTCAGAAACGGATTACGGTAGGGTCAGCATTCTCGATACACGTTTGGTGACGATGCCGTATGGCCGTCAGTTACGCAAAGCGCTGCCACCGTTTAAAACGATTATCTATGGGAAAGAGCAGGAGCTACTGATGTAG
- the recG gene encoding ATP-dependent DNA helicase RecG: protein MKIASQFKTSTLPSDKTGKALSQLPCSSLRGVGPQLTAHLEKLGIHTIQDLLFHLPLRYQDRTRIIALKDLHPGDHVVVQGTIKDTQLRQGRRRSLLCQITDHTGTITLRFFHFNKSQLDAFARNGAHIRCFGEIRWGMAGYEMVHPEYRFINPDEPLAVEDNLTPIYPTTEGLQQASFRKLTDQALALLKQCQGLDEYLPETLLQRFKFSDLTTAIMYVHRPPREASRAQLASGQHPAQQRLAFEELLAHQLSRRWLKQNFQQKKAPSLSETQALITPFLQQLPFKLTKAQLRVAGEVQKDLLDEKPMLRLIQGDVGAGKTVVAALAILQAVASGFQAAFMAPTELLAEQHHKNFKKWLTPLNLNVVFLASRLTTQERKQALSSIENGQAQIVVGTHALFQKEVKFARLGLVVIDEQHRFGVEQRLELAEKGRQNDLVPHQLIMTATPIPRTLAMTAYADLDYSVIDELPPGRKPITTAVISSLRREEVMQHIDTACRQGRQAYWVCTLIEESEVLQCQAAEATATFLTQSLPGLRLALIHGRLKSTEKEQIMLAFRNGDIDLLVATTVIEVGVDVPNASLMVIENPERLGLAQLHQLRGRVGRGNESSYCILLYQYPLSQFAKQRLQVIKDSQDGFVIASKDLELRGPGEVLGTRQTGLLQLRIADLLRDKALLPDVEQASLLLLQHYPEQVGLLIARWIAAGGKYSAV from the coding sequence ATGAAAATTGCATCTCAATTTAAAACATCCACCCTTCCATCTGATAAGACAGGCAAAGCCTTATCGCAACTGCCTTGCTCTAGCCTGCGTGGCGTAGGCCCACAACTAACTGCCCACCTGGAAAAATTAGGCATACACACCATTCAAGACTTGTTATTCCACTTACCCTTACGTTATCAAGATCGCACACGCATCATTGCGCTTAAAGATCTGCACCCAGGCGATCATGTTGTTGTACAAGGCACCATAAAAGACACACAACTGCGTCAAGGTAGACGTCGAAGTTTATTGTGCCAAATCACAGATCATACCGGCACAATCACCTTACGTTTTTTCCATTTTAATAAATCACAATTAGACGCATTCGCGCGCAATGGCGCACATATTCGTTGTTTTGGTGAAATACGTTGGGGCATGGCCGGTTATGAAATGGTGCATCCCGAATACCGATTTATCAATCCAGATGAACCGCTTGCCGTGGAAGACAACTTAACGCCAATATACCCAACAACCGAAGGTTTACAACAGGCTAGTTTTCGCAAATTAACCGATCAAGCATTAGCCTTGTTAAAACAGTGCCAAGGTTTGGATGAATACCTGCCCGAGACCTTACTTCAACGCTTTAAATTTTCCGATTTAACTACGGCGATTATGTATGTGCACCGTCCACCACGCGAAGCCTCTCGTGCACAACTGGCTTCGGGACAACATCCAGCGCAGCAGCGTCTGGCATTTGAAGAATTACTAGCCCATCAACTGAGTCGGCGTTGGCTCAAACAAAATTTTCAACAGAAAAAAGCGCCGAGCTTGTCAGAAACACAAGCGTTAATTACCCCCTTTCTGCAACAATTACCCTTTAAATTGACGAAAGCACAGCTGCGTGTTGCAGGTGAAGTACAAAAAGATTTACTGGATGAAAAACCTATGTTGCGTTTGATACAAGGCGATGTCGGCGCAGGTAAAACGGTAGTGGCAGCGCTAGCCATATTGCAAGCCGTAGCCAGTGGCTTCCAGGCAGCATTCATGGCGCCTACAGAATTATTAGCAGAACAACACCATAAAAATTTTAAAAAGTGGTTGACGCCTCTCAATCTCAACGTGGTTTTTTTAGCAAGTCGCCTTACGACACAGGAACGCAAGCAAGCTTTGTCCTCTATTGAAAATGGTCAGGCACAAATCGTTGTTGGTACGCATGCCTTATTTCAAAAAGAAGTCAAATTCGCCCGCCTGGGATTAGTCGTCATTGATGAGCAACATCGCTTTGGTGTAGAGCAGCGTTTGGAGTTAGCAGAAAAAGGTCGTCAGAATGACTTAGTGCCGCATCAACTGATTATGACCGCCACCCCCATCCCCAGAACTTTGGCAATGACAGCTTATGCTGATCTAGACTATTCCGTCATTGATGAATTACCCCCTGGCCGCAAACCCATTACGACAGCAGTGATTTCAAGTTTACGCCGTGAAGAAGTGATGCAGCATATTGATACTGCTTGCCGACAAGGTCGACAAGCCTATTGGGTTTGTACGCTGATTGAAGAATCAGAAGTTTTGCAATGCCAGGCTGCAGAAGCCACGGCAACGTTTCTCACCCAGAGCCTGCCTGGCTTACGTCTGGCATTAATCCACGGCCGTCTTAAATCCACAGAAAAAGAACAAATCATGCTGGCCTTTCGTAATGGTGATATCGATTTATTAGTGGCCACCACAGTAATTGAAGTCGGTGTCGATGTGCCCAATGCCAGCTTAATGGTCATTGAAAATCCAGAACGCTTAGGTTTAGCGCAACTACACCAATTACGCGGCCGCGTTGGTCGTGGCAATGAATCCAGTTATTGCATATTACTTTACCAGTACCCGTTATCGCAGTTTGCTAAACAACGCCTGCAGGTGATTAAGGACAGCCAAGATGGTTTTGTCATCGCGAGCAAAGATTTGGAATTACGTGGTCCAGGAGAAGTTTTGGGCACGCGCCAAACGGGACTGTTGCAATTGCGCATTGCTGATCTGTTACGCGATAAAGCACTATTGCCGGATGTAGAGCAGGCTTCTTTATTATTATTGCAACACTATCCTGAACAGGTCGGCCTGCTGATTGCTCGTTGGATTGCTGCAGGTGGGAAGTATAGTGCTGTTTGA
- a CDS encoding RidA family protein, with translation MKQIIQTHEAPAAIGTYSQAVKAGNHVYLSGQIPLDPQTMELVTGDLKAQLQRIFDNLSAVAKAAGGSLSDVVKLTVYLRDLGHFPVVNEVMPHYFSAPYPARAVIGVSALPKNAEVEVDAIMKLKDV, from the coding sequence ATGAAACAAATTATTCAAACCCATGAAGCCCCTGCAGCTATTGGCACCTATTCCCAAGCAGTCAAAGCCGGAAACCATGTATACCTATCCGGTCAAATTCCCTTAGATCCGCAAACGATGGAATTGGTCACAGGTGATTTAAAAGCACAGCTACAGCGTATTTTTGATAACTTAAGTGCAGTCGCTAAGGCTGCAGGTGGCAGTTTATCTGATGTCGTCAAATTGACGGTTTACTTACGCGATTTAGGCCACTTTCCTGTGGTTAATGAAGTGATGCCCCATTATTTCTCTGCTCCCTATCCAGCGCGTGCTGTGATTGGTGTGTCGGCGCTACCTAAGAATGCTGAGGTGGAGGTGGATGCGATTATGAAGCTTAAAGATGTTTGA
- a CDS encoding RelA/SpoT family protein, whose product MRLFKKLQQKLDYLPKEAVDKIFQAYVLAADAHKDQSRFSGEPYITHPLAVACILADMRMDPETLMAALLHDVIEDTPTTKDMLAKQFGDSVAELVDGVSKLTLIEFRNRQEAQAENFQKMILAMSRDIRVMIIKLADRLHNMRTLVSLTPEKRRRIARETLEIFAPIANRLGMHAIFVELENLGFEALHPQRFRILKSAVQRILGDQKKIMHEVDRMLREAISRSQLPHCEVIGRQKNLYSIYQKMLQRKISFKDINDVYGFRIITDSVDACYRALGVVHSLYKPLPERFKDYIAIPKANGYQSLHTTLFGPFGMPIEVQIRTRAMNQVAESGIAAHWLYKLDEKNHDDARIRAQQWVKNLLEMQQKTGSSLEFIENVKIDLFPDEVYVFTPRGSIMELPKGATIIDFAYAVHTDVGNTCVAGKIDRQLAPLSTVLASGQTVEIIVTATAQPNPAWLDFAVTARARSAIRHYLKTERRRESVALGKELLSRALERLSFSIKKIPTRAAQAVVQEAQVETFDDLLEQIGLGNRLAVLVAHQLAIAASGAKEAELITLAESKPLLIKGTEGVVVHFATCCYPIPGDPIVGVLSAGHGLIIHVEQCKRIVKLRQQPDKCMAVSWAPFVEGEFIACIKVTGINQRGALARLAQAIADADANIDDITVLERDARHYVNQFKLHVRDRGHLAQTIRNLRRVKNVIKVARK is encoded by the coding sequence GTGAGGCTGTTTAAAAAATTACAGCAAAAGTTAGATTACTTACCCAAAGAAGCGGTTGATAAAATTTTTCAAGCGTATGTCCTTGCGGCTGACGCCCATAAAGATCAAAGCCGCTTTTCCGGTGAACCTTATATTACCCACCCTTTAGCTGTTGCCTGTATTCTTGCGGACATGCGTATGGATCCAGAAACGCTGATGGCTGCATTATTACATGATGTTATCGAAGATACCCCCACCACCAAAGACATGCTGGCAAAACAGTTTGGTGATTCAGTCGCCGAGCTAGTCGATGGCGTCAGCAAACTCACCTTAATTGAATTTCGTAATCGCCAAGAAGCGCAAGCAGAAAATTTCCAAAAAATGATATTGGCTATGTCGCGGGATATCCGCGTCATGATTATCAAACTGGCCGACCGTCTGCATAACATGCGTACCCTGGTATCATTAACCCCAGAAAAACGTCGACGTATCGCACGTGAAACTTTGGAAATATTTGCCCCCATCGCCAACCGCCTCGGCATGCATGCTATTTTTGTTGAACTGGAAAACTTAGGCTTTGAAGCATTACACCCCCAACGCTTTCGTATTTTGAAAAGTGCTGTCCAGCGTATCCTCGGCGATCAGAAAAAAATCATGCATGAAGTGGACCGGATGCTGCGTGAAGCCATCAGCCGTAGCCAGTTACCGCATTGTGAAGTCATAGGACGACAGAAGAATTTGTACAGCATTTACCAGAAAATGTTGCAGCGGAAAATTTCCTTCAAAGACATCAATGATGTGTACGGCTTTCGCATTATTACGGATTCGGTAGATGCTTGCTACCGGGCGCTGGGTGTGGTGCATTCCTTGTATAAACCCCTGCCGGAACGCTTTAAAGATTATATTGCTATCCCCAAGGCCAATGGTTATCAGTCGTTGCACACTACGTTATTTGGTCCTTTCGGTATGCCCATAGAAGTACAGATCCGCACAAGAGCCATGAATCAGGTCGCTGAAAGCGGCATTGCCGCGCACTGGTTGTATAAACTGGATGAAAAAAATCATGATGATGCCAGAATTCGTGCGCAGCAATGGGTAAAAAATTTGCTGGAAATGCAACAAAAAACCGGCAGTTCGCTGGAATTTATTGAAAACGTCAAGATTGATTTATTCCCTGATGAAGTCTATGTGTTCACGCCACGTGGTTCCATCATGGAATTACCTAAAGGCGCGACCATTATTGATTTTGCTTACGCTGTGCATACTGATGTCGGCAATACGTGTGTGGCTGGCAAGATTGATCGGCAATTGGCGCCACTCTCTACGGTGTTGGCGAGTGGTCAGACCGTAGAAATTATCGTGACAGCCACCGCCCAACCCAATCCAGCCTGGCTGGATTTTGCAGTAACAGCACGTGCGCGTAGCGCCATCCGGCATTATCTGAAAACCGAGCGTCGTCGTGAATCAGTTGCCCTTGGAAAAGAATTACTGAGCAGAGCTTTAGAGCGTCTTTCCTTTAGTATCAAGAAAATCCCAACCCGCGCAGCACAAGCAGTGGTACAAGAAGCGCAGGTAGAAACCTTTGACGATTTATTGGAACAAATTGGTTTAGGAAATCGTCTGGCGGTACTAGTTGCGCACCAATTGGCCATTGCGGCAAGTGGTGCCAAAGAAGCAGAACTCATCACCTTAGCCGAATCCAAACCCTTATTGATTAAAGGTACGGAAGGTGTCGTTGTGCATTTTGCTACCTGTTGTTATCCCATCCCCGGCGATCCTATTGTCGGTGTATTAAGCGCCGGCCACGGATTAATTATTCATGTCGAACAATGCAAGCGTATTGTTAAGTTACGTCAGCAACCGGATAAATGTATGGCTGTGTCTTGGGCTCCTTTCGTAGAAGGAGAGTTTATCGCCTGTATTAAAGTAACTGGCATTAACCAGCGTGGTGCACTGGCCAGACTCGCGCAAGCGATTGCCGATGCGGATGCCAATATCGATGATATTACCGTGTTAGAGCGCGATGCCCGTCATTATGTGAATCAGTTTAAGTTACATGTACGTGATCGGGGACATCTGGCGCAGACTATACGTAATTTACGACGTGTGAAAAACGTGATAAAAGTCGCGCGTAAATAG
- the rpoZ gene encoding DNA-directed RNA polymerase subunit omega, translating into MARVTVSDCLERISNRFILVMVAAKRARQLEMGAADPFVSWENDKPTVVALREIADGKIDTGILEDANSVLQVSVSAELIDHPVSGETGEAV; encoded by the coding sequence ATGGCAAGAGTCACAGTATCAGATTGTTTAGAGCGTATTTCCAACCGTTTTATATTAGTCATGGTGGCTGCAAAACGTGCCAGACAACTGGAGATGGGTGCCGCGGATCCCTTTGTTTCCTGGGAAAATGATAAGCCAACGGTAGTTGCACTACGTGAAATTGCTGATGGTAAAATAGATACAGGTATTTTAGAAGATGCGAATTCGGTCCTACAGGTTTCAGTTTCAGCAGAGCTTATTGACCACCCGGTTTCTGGAGAAACCGGTGAGGCTGTTTAA
- the gmk gene encoding guanylate kinase: MQTSPPQVLMGTLYVIAAPSGTGKTSLTSALVRTLHDIKISISHTTREQRPGEQHGVHYWFVSIAEFKAMLAQDIFLESAEVFGNYYGTSRHWVLQQLESGTDVILEIDWQGAQQVRKLFPQSVSIFILPPSADLLRKRLQTRQQDHVEVIEKRLAAAASEVAHYREFDYLVVNDSFDDALLDMQAIVRANRLILSKQLQRNQKLLAELQQKQ; this comes from the coding sequence ATGCAAACATCGCCTCCTCAAGTTTTAATGGGAACCTTATACGTCATAGCCGCGCCTTCTGGCACAGGCAAAACCAGCCTCACTAGCGCTTTGGTGCGTACCCTGCATGACATTAAAATATCCATTTCTCACACCACCCGTGAACAACGCCCAGGTGAACAGCATGGCGTACATTATTGGTTTGTCAGCATTGCAGAATTTAAGGCCATGCTGGCTCAAGATATATTCCTGGAAAGTGCTGAGGTTTTTGGCAATTATTACGGTACTTCGCGTCATTGGGTTTTGCAGCAATTGGAAAGTGGCACGGATGTGATTCTAGAAATTGATTGGCAGGGTGCGCAGCAAGTGCGCAAATTATTTCCGCAATCCGTGAGTATTTTTATACTACCGCCATCAGCGGATTTATTGCGCAAACGCCTCCAAACCCGCCAACAAGATCATGTCGAAGTGATAGAAAAACGCTTAGCTGCCGCAGCGAGTGAAGTGGCACATTATCGAGAATTTGATTATTTAGTCGTGAATGATTCCTTCGATGATGCCTTGCTGGACATGCAAGCCATTGTGCGCGCCAATCGTCTAATACTATCCAAGCAATTACAGAGAAACCAGAAGCTGCTGGCAGAACTGCAGCAAAAACAGTAA
- the hemA gene encoding glutamyl-tRNA reductase has protein sequence MAFIACGLNHKTASVALREQVVFAPENTSDTLRQLLQIGAANEAMILSTCNRTEIYSHTSDPGRLGHWLAQHPDIKQVADTDHWYCYQDQQAVSHIMRVASGLDSMVLGEPQILGQMKQAFAFAREVGAVGTHLSRLLSKVFTVTKQVRTDTDIGANPVSVASAAVNLAKRIFANLAKCQVLLIGSGQIIELMALHLADSGVKQIVIANRSRARALKLAQQFSARVISLEEIPLYLQKIDMVIAATGNSLPLINKNTVARALKSGKRRPLLMVDLAVPRDIEPEVGQLEDVYLYNIDNLKDILTENLKSRLDAAEHAEQIINAQARFFMRQLQELDAVDTICTYREKLEQLRDTQLAEAMAQLKRGMEPEAVLKEMARVLTNQIMHAPTVQLRQAAFDGELQVLLAARKLFGL, from the coding sequence ATGGCCTTTATCGCATGTGGACTCAATCATAAAACTGCCTCCGTCGCATTACGCGAGCAGGTGGTGTTCGCGCCAGAGAATACCTCTGATACTTTGCGTCAACTTCTGCAAATAGGCGCAGCCAATGAAGCCATGATTTTATCCACCTGTAACCGCACTGAAATCTATAGCCATACCTCTGACCCCGGCCGTTTGGGTCATTGGCTCGCCCAGCATCCCGACATTAAACAAGTTGCTGATACAGATCACTGGTATTGCTACCAAGATCAACAAGCGGTAAGCCACATCATGCGCGTAGCCAGCGGTCTTGATTCCATGGTGTTAGGTGAGCCGCAGATTTTAGGCCAGATGAAACAAGCCTTTGCTTTTGCGCGAGAAGTAGGCGCAGTGGGCACGCATCTCAGTCGGTTGTTGAGTAAAGTATTTACCGTGACTAAACAAGTGCGTACTGATACAGATATCGGAGCTAATCCCGTTTCAGTTGCCTCTGCTGCCGTTAACCTGGCCAAACGGATTTTTGCCAACCTTGCCAAATGTCAGGTGCTGTTAATTGGCAGTGGTCAGATTATTGAATTAATGGCATTACACTTGGCGGACAGTGGTGTAAAGCAGATAGTCATTGCCAATCGTTCTCGCGCCCGAGCGCTGAAATTGGCGCAGCAGTTTTCCGCTCGGGTCATCAGCTTAGAAGAAATCCCCCTCTATCTACAAAAAATTGATATGGTCATTGCTGCGACAGGTAATTCCTTACCCTTGATAAATAAAAACACAGTGGCGCGAGCGTTAAAATCGGGAAAACGTAGGCCGCTGTTGATGGTAGATTTGGCTGTGCCGCGTGATATTGAGCCAGAAGTGGGTCAATTGGAAGATGTTTACTTATACAATATTGATAATTTAAAAGATATCCTGACCGAAAACCTTAAATCCCGTTTAGATGCTGCTGAACATGCTGAACAAATTATCAACGCCCAAGCGCGTTTTTTTATGCGTCAATTACAAGAATTAGATGCCGTCGATACGATTTGTACTTACCGTGAAAAACTGGAGCAGTTGCGTGATACGCAATTGGCTGAAGCGATGGCCCAATTAAAGCGCGGCATGGAACCCGAGGCAGTTCTCAAAGAAATGGCTAGGGTTTTGACTAATCAAATCATGCACGCGCCTACGGTGCAATTGCGTCAAGCGGCTTTTGATGGGGAATTGCAAGTATTGTTAGCTGCGCGTAAGTTGTTTGGCCTCTAA
- the lolB gene encoding lipoprotein insertase outer membrane protein LolB, which yields MTKQFIRPFLIGTVCVLLISCATTKPPVTPSPAQTPTVAAPTPQVLSWPQRYSQLSDINHFSVLGSASITHQNKTDLASLSWTQHESANYVLALYGPLSLGHLSITGRPGLVTLQQSGKPTVSAKSAEALMQQQLGWQMPVTNLYYWVRGLAAPGATADFKFDKQNHIVAMTQNGWTINYLGFMQVNHVDLPQKITLSNPNLRATLAIRQWIVAPVAQQVALENK from the coding sequence ATGACAAAGCAATTTATCCGCCCTTTTTTAATCGGCACTGTGTGCGTGTTGTTAATTAGTTGCGCTACCACCAAGCCGCCAGTAACACCCTCACCTGCACAAACACCTACTGTAGCTGCGCCCACACCGCAAGTGCTTTCTTGGCCGCAACGTTATTCACAACTCAGTGATATTAATCACTTTAGCGTCTTAGGTTCAGCGAGCATCACACACCAAAATAAAACTGATTTGGCTTCGCTATCTTGGACTCAGCATGAAAGTGCCAATTATGTGTTAGCGCTTTATGGTCCCTTAAGTTTAGGCCACTTATCCATTACCGGAAGACCTGGCCTCGTTACACTACAACAATCAGGCAAACCAACTGTATCTGCCAAGAGTGCTGAGGCATTAATGCAGCAACAACTGGGTTGGCAAATGCCGGTTACTAACCTTTATTATTGGGTTCGCGGCTTAGCTGCACCTGGCGCAACGGCTGATTTCAAATTTGACAAACAAAACCATATTGTCGCTATGACACAAAATGGTTGGACTATCAATTACTTAGGATTTATGCAGGTTAATCATGTGGATTTACCGCAAAAGATTACTTTGTCCAATCCTAATCTGCGAGCCACTCTGGCTATTCGGCAGTGGATAGTGGCGCCTGTTGCGCAGCAAGTGGCGTTAGAGAATAAGTAA
- the ispE gene encoding 4-(cytidine 5'-diphospho)-2-C-methyl-D-erythritol kinase: MQTLTLPAPAKLNLFLHINGRREDGYHNLQTVFQLLNYGDTLHFKPRSDDQILLLSDFDIPMEQNLIWRAAKSLSALTPRKNGITIQLEKRLPLGGGVGGGSSDAATTLVALNKLWGLNLPINQLAAIGKQLGADVPVFIYGHSAWGEGIGELLTPVKLPPSWYLVLVPECQVTTAEIFSHPELTRDTPRITIHDFLAGAGRNDFEPLVRKRYPVINEALNWLTQFNTAHLTGSGSSVFAAFPTFNQAMQVAKQVPSCYKYFIAEGVNRSPLFAAPNGLEQTTGIS, translated from the coding sequence ATGCAAACCCTAACACTACCCGCCCCAGCTAAACTGAATTTATTTTTACATATCAACGGCCGTCGCGAGGACGGCTATCATAATTTGCAAACTGTGTTTCAACTGCTGAACTATGGCGATACGCTGCATTTCAAACCGCGCTCTGACGATCAAATCCTCCTATTGTCTGATTTTGACATTCCCATGGAACAAAATCTCATCTGGCGTGCAGCAAAATCGCTTTCTGCATTAACGCCTAGAAAAAATGGCATCACCATACAACTGGAAAAACGTTTACCTCTGGGGGGTGGCGTTGGCGGAGGGAGTTCGGATGCGGCAACCACCTTGGTTGCTTTAAACAAATTGTGGGGGCTAAATCTGCCCATTAACCAGCTGGCCGCCATTGGCAAACAGTTGGGTGCAGATGTCCCTGTTTTTATTTACGGTCATTCTGCCTGGGGAGAAGGAATTGGTGAATTATTAACTCCAGTGAAGTTACCACCCAGCTGGTATTTAGTCCTAGTGCCAGAATGCCAAGTCACCACAGCTGAAATTTTTTCACATCCAGAATTGACACGCGACACGCCACGCATCACAATACACGACTTTCTAGCAGGTGCTGGGCGAAATGATTTTGAACCGCTGGTGCGCAAGCGCTATCCTGTGATTAATGAGGCGTTAAACTGGCTGACACAATTTAACACAGCGCACTTAACCGGCTCCGGCAGCTCGGTATTTGCAGCCTTTCCTACATTCAATCAAGCAATGCAGGTAGCAAAACAGGTCCCATCCTGTTATAAATACTTTATCGCCGAAGGGGTAAATCGTTCACCCTTATTTGCAGCACCGAACGGCCTTGAGCAGACTACCGGCATTAGTTAG